In the genome of Candidatus Margulisiibacteriota bacterium, the window GAGGCGTACGGGACCGACTGCTATCCGCGCAAACATCTCGACAGCTGGATCAACCTTAAGGACCTGAATGAGGCTGTCCTCTTCAATACGCGGAACGCTTACCAAAATTACAACGTGGCGGTCAATCTCTCGGGCAAGACGATCTACACCTATCTCGGGACCCTCAAGCCGAACCTCGGTAATGCCAATTATTGCAGTGCCGGGCAGTTGTCCCCATTGCTCAACGATCCTTATTTAAAAACGATCGGCTTTGGGACAAGGATCTGGCTCGGCGGAGGGATCGGCTACGTGGCCTGGCAGGGGACCCAATTCAATCCGCACGCGCCGCGTCTGGAGAACGGGGTGCCGAAGCGCCCGGCGCAGACTCTGGCGGTGATCGGCGACCTGAAAGGGATGAACCCGAAATGGCTTAAAGGGGTCAGCTTTGTCGGTTACGGCACGACCCTAAACGTTGGTATCGGTATTCCGATCCCGATCTTGAACGAGGAGATCGTGAAACATACCGCGGTCAAAGACGCGGATATCCAGTGCGCGGTCGTCGATTACAGCGAAGCGTATCCGCAAGGTAAACCGGACGTGCTGGGTGAGGTCAATTACGCCCAGTTGAAGAGCGGGTCGATCGAGGTCAACGGGAAGAAAGTCCCGACCGCCGGCATCTCCAGCTATAAGAACGCCCTGGTCATTGCCGAAGAGCTGAAGGGCCAGATCAAAGCCGGGAAATTCCTGCTGACCGAGAAGGTGGCCGACCTGCCCAGCGGTCCCGATGCTCCGAAGTTCAAGCCGCTCAACGAGCGGCCGGTCAAGCCCCTCGATTACTCTCGGGGCAAGGAGGGGAACTAACATGGCGTCGAAAAAAATTGTCTTGCTCTTTCCCAAGGAAAAGATCGACAAACCGCTCGTCTCTAAATTGATCAAGGACCATAACCTGGTCTTTAATATTCTCAAGGCGAGCATCACCCCTGACCAGGAAGG includes:
- a CDS encoding homocysteine biosynthesis protein; the protein is MAKTIAEINEKIKKGEAVVVTAEEIIEIVEKKGVAAAAKEVDVVTTGTFGPMCSSGAYFNFGHTKPKIKAGGGTALLNGVPAYTGWAAVDLYVGATALPGDDPRNKIHPGEFAYGGAHVVEDLVAGRDVRLQIEAYGTDCYPRKHLDSWINLKDLNEAVLFNTRNAYQNYNVAVNLSGKTIYTYLGTLKPNLGNANYCSAGQLSPLLNDPYLKTIGFGTRIWLGGGIGYVAWQGTQFNPHAPRLENGVPKRPAQTLAVIGDLKGMNPKWLKGVSFVGYGTTLNVGIGIPIPILNEEIVKHTAVKDADIQCAVVDYSEAYPQGKPDVLGEVNYAQLKSGSIEVNGKKVPTAGISSYKNALVIAEELKGQIKAGKFLLTEKVADLPSGPDAPKFKPLNERPVKPLDYSRGKEGN